In Opisthocomus hoazin isolate bOpiHoa1 chromosome 14, bOpiHoa1.hap1, whole genome shotgun sequence, the following proteins share a genomic window:
- the PLP1 gene encoding myelin proteolipid protein isoform X1, protein MGLLECCARCVIGAPFASLVATGLCFFGVALFCGCGHEALTGTEQLIETYFSKNYQDYEYLIDVIHAFQYVIYGTASFFFLYGALLLAEGFYTTGAVRQIFGDYKTTICGKGLSATVTGGPKGRGARGPQRAHSLQRVCQCLGKWLGHPDKFVGITYVLTIIWLLVFACSAVPVYIYFNTWTTCQSIANPSKTSASIGTLCADARMYGVLPWNAFPGKVCGSNLLSICKTSEFQMTFHLFIAAFVGAAATLVSLLTFMIAATYNFAVLKLMGRGTKF, encoded by the exons GTTTGCTCGAGTGCTGTGCCAGGTGTGTCATCGGGGCACCCTTTGCTTCGCTGGTTGCCACTGGCTTGTGCTTCTTTGGGGTAGCGCTGTTTTGTGGCTGTGGGCATGAAGCCCTCACAGGCACTGAGCAGCTCATTGAGACCTACTTCTCCAAAAACTACCAGGACTACGAGTATCTCATCGACGT CATCCACGCTTTTCAGTACGTCATCTATGGCACGgcctccttcttcttcctctacggagccctgctgctggctgaaggCTTCTACACCACCGGTGCTGTCCGGCAAATCTTCGGGGACTACAAGACCACCATCTGCGGCAAGGGCCTCAGCGCAACGGTAACCGGGGGCCCGAAAGGGAGGGGAGCGCGAGGCCCCCAGCGAGCTCACTCATTGCAGCGGGTGTGTCAGTGTTTGGGAAAGTGGCTAGGACATCCTGACAAG TTTGTGGGCATTACCTACGTCCTGACCATCATCTGGCTCCTGGTCTTCGCCTGCTCCGCAGTGCCTGTCTACATCTACTTTAACACTTGGACGACCTGCCAGTCCATTGCCAACCCTAGCAAGACCTCAGCCAGCATTGGCACCCTGTGTGCAGATGCCAGGATGTACG GTGTCCTGCCCTGGAATGCTTTCCCCGGCAAAGTGTGTGGTTCCAACCTGCTCTCCATCTGCAAGACCAGCGAG TTCCAGATGACTTTCCACCTTTTCATTGCGGCCTTCGTGGGGGCAGCCGCCACACTGGTCTCACTG CTCACCTTCATGATCGCCGCCACCTACAACTTTGCCGTCCTCAAGCTGATGGGCCGAGGCACCAAGTTCTAG
- the PLP1 gene encoding myelin proteolipid protein isoform X2, with the protein MGLLECCARCVIGAPFASLVATGLCFFGVALFCGCGHEALTGTEQLIETYFSKNYQDYEYLIDVIHAFQYVIYGTASFFFLYGALLLAEGFYTTGAVRQIFGDYKTTICGKGLSATFVGITYVLTIIWLLVFACSAVPVYIYFNTWTTCQSIANPSKTSASIGTLCADARMYGVLPWNAFPGKVCGSNLLSICKTSEFQMTFHLFIAAFVGAAATLVSLLTFMIAATYNFAVLKLMGRGTKF; encoded by the exons GTTTGCTCGAGTGCTGTGCCAGGTGTGTCATCGGGGCACCCTTTGCTTCGCTGGTTGCCACTGGCTTGTGCTTCTTTGGGGTAGCGCTGTTTTGTGGCTGTGGGCATGAAGCCCTCACAGGCACTGAGCAGCTCATTGAGACCTACTTCTCCAAAAACTACCAGGACTACGAGTATCTCATCGACGT CATCCACGCTTTTCAGTACGTCATCTATGGCACGgcctccttcttcttcctctacggagccctgctgctggctgaaggCTTCTACACCACCGGTGCTGTCCGGCAAATCTTCGGGGACTACAAGACCACCATCTGCGGCAAGGGCCTCAGCGCAACG TTTGTGGGCATTACCTACGTCCTGACCATCATCTGGCTCCTGGTCTTCGCCTGCTCCGCAGTGCCTGTCTACATCTACTTTAACACTTGGACGACCTGCCAGTCCATTGCCAACCCTAGCAAGACCTCAGCCAGCATTGGCACCCTGTGTGCAGATGCCAGGATGTACG GTGTCCTGCCCTGGAATGCTTTCCCCGGCAAAGTGTGTGGTTCCAACCTGCTCTCCATCTGCAAGACCAGCGAG TTCCAGATGACTTTCCACCTTTTCATTGCGGCCTTCGTGGGGGCAGCCGCCACACTGGTCTCACTG CTCACCTTCATGATCGCCGCCACCTACAACTTTGCCGTCCTCAAGCTGATGGGCCGAGGCACCAAGTTCTAG